One region of Channa argus isolate prfri chromosome 20, Channa argus male v1.0, whole genome shotgun sequence genomic DNA includes:
- the muc13b gene encoding mucin-13b: MAQEFKLLYILWLVACLGTITSEPTVNTTSLSTTTNETPTTTTETTTTTETPTTTTTTETTTTTETLTTTTTTESTTTTETPTTTTTTETTTTTETPKTTTTTETTTTTETPTTTTETTTTTETPTTITTIEATTITEKPTTITTIEATITTKKPTTTTTAQSSSNTTAARTTLDTTTAQTPLKTTVSSPTAATTNPTTTKPLGPCDTNPCGRGSTCEVRANQTFVCLCLVGEIYNDERNSCETAKVFPGQLNLPSLTYNDNMSNKKSEEFNETSNIIINEMSNIYSKSNGYTGTIVLELLPSSSSKVVSVSKGVSASIEIAFSEKSDITTEEVEENMSRAQSCDNCLFANSSFAVTDMCNKGPCDGDTTNCTSQNGLYTCTCEENYIRTNFSVRMCIACPSGQKAQDSIKCVNCPFGYSGFNCSESWQLVLVIVGSVLGGLLLITLILLPVVATKTSKKSSKNDTNADTGKPYNSNRPAKAPLVNNDFAASQAHSVNGSSFTNPGVPIFPRATTTSNSRTNLEMTPSNSQQTLISTDRKSRLYDNQDDLYLYSQSRPQTRGYVQVLPQNNPYAQNQPRINPYAQSQGRTNSYYMHND; encoded by the exons ATGGCTCAAGAATTCAAACTCTTGTATATCCTTTGGCTTGTAGCCTGTCTTG GTACAATAACATCAGAGCCAACAGTTAATACAACTTCTCTCAGTACAACCACCAACGAAACACCTACGACTACAACcgaaactacaaccaccaccgAAACACCTACGACTACAACCACAACcgaaactacaaccaccaccgAAACACTTACGACTACAACCACAACCGAATCTACAACCACCACCGAAACACCTACGACTACAACCACAACcgaaactacaaccaccaccgAAACACCTAAGACTACAACCACAACcgaaactacaaccaccaccgAAACACCTACGACTACAACcgaaactacaaccaccaccgAAACACCTACGACTATAACCACAATCGAAGCTACAACCATCACCGAAAAACCTACGACTATAACCACAATCGAAGCTACAATCACCACCAAAAAACCTACTACTACAACCACAGCCCAATCCTCTTCAAATACTACAGCAGCCAGAACTACTTTAGATACAACCACAGCACAAACTCCTTTGAAAACTACAGTGTCAAGTCcaactgcagcaacaacaaatcCTACAACTACAAAGCCGCTAG GTCCTTGTGACACAAACCCATGTGGCCGTGGGAGCACCTGTGAGGTTCGTGCTAATCAAACCTTTGTATGCCTGTGTTTGGTGGGAGAGATCTACAATGATGAACGAAATAGTTGTGAGACTG CCAAAGTTTTCCCTGGACAACTGAACCTGCCTTCATTGACATATAATGACAATATGAGTAACAAGAAATCAGAAGAATTTAATGAGACCTCgaacattattattaatgag ATGTCAAATATTTACAGCAAGTCTAACGGTTACACTGGGACCATTGTGCTGGAGCTCTT GCCATCTTCAAGCAGCAAAGTTGTATCTGTCTCAAAGGGGGTCAGCGCATCTATAGAGATCGCCTTCAGTGAAAAGTCTGACATCACAACAGAAGAAGTTGAAGAAAATATGAGCCGTGCCCAAAGCTGTGACAACTGTTTATTTGCCAACTCATCTTTTGCTG ttactGACATGTGTAATAAGGGTCCGTGCGATGGGGACACAACTAACTGCACGTCACAAAATGGATTATATACTTGTACCTGTGAGGAAAACTACATTAGGACGAACTTCAGCGTCCGAATGTGCATTG cttGTCCCAGTGGACAGAAAGCCCAGGATTCAATCAAATGTGTAAA tTGCCCATTTGGCTATTCTGGTTTTAACTGCAGTGAAT catggcAGCTGGTTCTGGTGATTGTTGGCTCTGTGCTTGGTGGACTGCTGCTTATCACACTCATCCTTCTGCCAGTAGTGGCAACAAA AACCTCAAAGAAGAGCtccaaaaatgacacaaatgcaGACACTGGGAAGCCTTACAATTCCAATCGTCCCGCCAAAGCACCACTGGTTAACAACGACTTTGCTGCTAGCCAGGCACACTCTGTTAATGGCTCTTCCTTTACCAATCCTGGGGTGCCTATTTTCCCAAGGGCCACTACCACCAGCAACAGCAGAACCAACCTGGAGATGACTCCAAGTAACAGCCAGCAAACCCTGATCTCTACAGACAGGAAATCG cggCTCTACGACAACCAAGATGACTTATACCTATACTCACAGTCTCGACCTCAGACCCGTGGCTATGTTCAGGTACTACCCCAGAACAACCCCTATGCCCAGAATCAACCTAGGATCAACCCATATGCACAGAGTCAAGGCCGGACCAACTCTTACTATATGCACAATGATTGA
- the LOC137105826 gene encoding mucin-2-like — translation MTQKHRLFLVFWLLVACLGKARTIPDNATTTTTATITTTGTPETTTSTTTGTPETTTSTTTPETTTSTTTGTPETTTSTTTGTPETTTSSTTGTPETTTSTTTGNPETTTSTTTGTPESTTSTTTGTPETTTSTTTGTPETSTSITTGTPETTTSTTTGTPETTTSTTTGTPETTTSTTTGTPETTTSTSTTTGTPETSTTTTIETLETTTSTTTGTPETTTSTTTPETTTSTTTGTPETTTSTTTGTPETTTSSTTGSPETTTSTTTGNSETTTSTTTGTPESTTSTTTGTPETTTSTTTGTPETSTSITTGTPETTTSTTTGTPETTTSTTTGTPEITTSTTTGTPETTTTTTTGNPETTTSTTTGTPETTTSTTTGTPETTTSTTTGTPETTTSTTTGTPETTTFTTTETTETTTSTTTGTPETTTSTTTGTPETTTSTTTGTPETSTSTTTGTPETSTSTTTRTPETTTSTTTGTPETTTSTTTGTPETTTSTSTTTGTPETTTSTTTETPETTTSTTTPETTTSTTTGTPETTTSTTTGTPETTTSSTTGTPETTTSTTTGNPETTTSTTTGTPETTTSITTGTPESTTSTTTGTPDTTTSTTTGTPETTTSITTGTPETTTSTTTGTPETTTSTTTGTPEITTSTTTGTPETTTSTTTGTPETTTSTTTGTPETTTSTTTGNPETTTSTTTGTPETTTFTTTETTETTTSTTTGTPETTTSTTTGTPETTTSTTTGIPETSTSTTTGTPETSTSTTTGTTETTTSTTTGTPETTTSTTTGTPETSTSTTTGTPETTTSTTTGTPETTTSTTTGTPETTTSTTTGTPETTTSTTTPETTTSTTTGTPETTTSTTTGTPETTTSSTTGTPATTTSTTTGTTETTTSTTTGTPETTISTTTGTPATTTSTTTGTPETTTSTTTGTPETTTFTTTGTPETTTSTTTGTPETTTSTTTGTPETTTSTTTGTPETTTSTTTGTPDTATSTTTTGTPETTTSTTTGTPETTTSSTTGTPETTTSTTTSETTTCTTTGTPETTTSITTGTPEPTTSTTTGTPETTTSTTTGTPETTTSTTTGTPETTTSTTTGNPETTTSTTTGTPETTTFTTTETTETTTSTTTGTPETTTSTTTGTPETTTSTTTGIPETSTSTTTGTPETSTSTTTGTTETTTSTTTGTPETTTSTTTGTPETSTSTTTGTPETTTSTTTGTPETTTSTTTGTPETTTSTTTGTPETTTSTTTPETTTSTTTGTPETTTSTTTGTPETTTSSTTGTPATTTSTTTGTTETTTSTTTGTPETTISTTTGTPATTTSTTTGTPETTTSTTTGTPETTTFTTTGTPETTTSTTTGTPETTTSTTTGTPETTTSTTTGTPETTTSTTTGTPDTATSTTTTGTPETTTSTTTGTPETTTSSTTGTPETTTSTTTSETTTCTTTGTPETTTSTTTGTPETTTSTTTGNPETTTSTTTGTPETTTTPNTGTPETTTSTTTGTPETTTSTTTGTPETTTSTTTPETATSTTTGTPETTTSTTTGTPETTTSTTTGTPETTTSTTTPETTTSTTTGTPETTTSTTTGTAETTTSSTTGTPATTTSTTTGTTETTTSTTTGTPETTTFTTTGTPETTTSTTTGTPETTASTTTGTPETTTSTTTGTPETTTSTTTGTPETTTSTTTGTPDTATSTTTTGTPETTTSTTTGTPETTTSTTTGTPEITTSTTTSETTTSTTTGTPETTTSTTTGTPETTTSTTTGNPETTTYTTTGTPETTTTPNTGTPETTTSTTRGTPKTTTSTTTPETATSTTTGTPETTTSTTTGTPETTTSTTTGTPETTTSTTTGSPETTTSTTTGTPETTTSTTTGTPETTTSTTTGNPETTISTTTGTPETTTSTTTGTPETTTSTTTGTPETTTSTTTGTPETTTSTTTGTPETTTSTTTGTPETTTSTTTGTPETTTSTTTGTPETTTSTTTGTPETTTSTTTGTPDTATTSTTTGTPEATTSTTTGTPDTATSTTTGNPETTISTITGTPETTTSTTTGTPETTTSTTTGTPETTTSTTTGTPETTTSTTTPETTTSITTGTPEPTTSTTTGTPETTTSTTTGTPETTTSTTTGTPETTTSTTTGNPETTISTTTGTPETTTSTTTGTPETTTSTTTGTPETTTSTTTGTPDTATTSTTTGTPEATTSTTTGTPDTATSTTTGNPETTISTITGTPETTTSTTTENPETTTTPNTGTPETTTSTTTGTPDTTTSTTTGTPETTTSTTTGTPETTTSTTTGTPETTTSTTTGTPETTTSTTTPETTTSTTTGTPETTTSTTTGTPETTTTGSPETTTSTTTGTPETTTSTTTGNPETTTTPNTGTPETSTSTTTGTPETTTSTTTGTVETTTSTTAPETTTSPTTGTSETTTSTTTGTPAITTSTTTGTPQTTTSTTTGTPETTTSTTTPETTTSTTTGTPETTTSTTTPKTTTSTTTGTPETTTSTTTGTPKTTTSTTTGTPKTTISTNTGTPETTTSTTTGTPETTTPTTTETPEISTPTTTTTAAPGPCDTKPCGRGSSCEVRANQTYVCLCLAGEVYNYDTKNCENAKVFPGHLQLAQISYVDSMSDKTSKVFIETSQKIIDEVSNIFGNSEGYSGTIVLELRPIPSSRVGSDSKGVSASIEITFNVNSDITAEEVVKNITTAKECDKCLFANSTFAETDLCSVNPCDVKTTICSSINGLYNCTCKESYIKTDYTSRVCIACPSGQQAQDSLNCVNCPFGYSGLNCNESWQLALVIAGSLLSGLLLISLIILPIVSIKSKKTFINDNAEIGNPYTNFTARAQLGIGTLANSQAQSINGSSLTSPRVHKIPRARTTSWTNQDMSGIYSQQNLIYANRNSRVFDNRDDIQSRSETGDYGRARIQSQPQIKPYAENQSPINTYGQRRGQINPFFRHNENN, via the exons ATGACTCAAAAACACAGACTGTTCTTAGTCTTTTGGCTGTTAGTAGCCTGTCTGG GAAAAGCCAGAACAATTCCTGACAATgccaccaccactaccaccgCCACCatcactaccacaggaactcctgagactaccacctccactaccacaggaactcctgagactaccacctccaccaccactcctgagaccaccacctccactaccacaggaactcctgagaccaccacctccactaccacaggaactcctgagactaccacctccagtaccacaggaactcctgagaccaccacGTCCACTACCACGGGAAatcctgagaccaccacctccaccaccacaggaactcctgagtctaccacctccactaccacaggaactcctgagactaccacctccactaccacaggaactcctgagacatCCACCTCCattaccacaggaactcctgagaccaccacctccactaccacaggaactcctgagactaccacctccactaccacaggaactcctgagactaccacctccactaccacaggaactcctgagaccaccacctccacctccactactacaggaactcctgagacttCCACCACAACAACCATAGAAACTCTtgagactaccacctccactaccacaggaactcctgagactaccacctccaccaccactcctgagaccaccacctccactaccacaggaactcctgagaccaccacctccactaccacaggaactcctgagactaccacctccaGTACCACAGGAAGTCCTGAGACCACCAcgtccactaccacaggaaattctgagaccaccacctccaccaccacaggaactcctgagtctaccacctccactaccacaggaactcctgagactaccacctccactaccacaggaactcctgagacatCCACCTCCattaccacaggaactcctgagaccaccacctccactaccacaggaactcctgagactaccacctccactaccacaggaactcctgagattaccacctccactaccacaggaactcctgagaccaccaccaccactaccacaggaaatcctgagaccaccacctccaccaccacaggaactcctgagaccaccacctccactaccacaggaactcctgagaccaccacctccactaccacaggaactcctgagaccaccacctccactaccacaggaactcctgagactaccacctTTACTACCACAGAAACTActgagactaccacctccaccaccacaggaactcctgagactaccacctccactaccacaggaactcctgagaccaccacctccactaccacaggaactcctgagacatccacctccactaccacaggaactcctgagacatccacctccactaccacaagaactcctgagaccaccacctccactaccacaggaactcctgagaccaccacctccactaccacaggaactcctgagactaccacctccacctccactaccacaggaacacctgaaactacaacctccactaccacagaaactcctgagaccaccacctccaccaccactcctgagaccaccacctccactaccacaggaactcctgagaccaccacctccactaccacaggaactcctgagactaccacctccagtaccacaggaactcctgagaccaccacctccactaccacaggaaatcctgagaccaccacctccaccaccacaggaactcctgagactaccacctccattaccacaggaactcctgagtcTACCACCTCCACTACGACAGGAACTCCTGACactaccacctccactaccacaggaactcctgagactaccacctccattaccacaggaactcctgagaccaccacctccactaccacaggaactcctgagactaccacctccactaccacaggaactcctgagattaccacctccactaccacaggaactcctgagaccaccacctccaccaccacaggaactcctgagaccaccacctccactaccacaggaactcctgagaccaccacctccactaccacaggaaatcctgagaccaccacctccactaccacaggaactcctgagactaccacctTTACTACCACAGAAACTActgagactaccacctccaccaccacaggaactcctgagactaccacctccactaccacaggaactcctgagaccaccacctccactaccacaggaattCCTGAGACatccacctccactaccacaggaactcctgagacatccacctccactaccacaggaactactgagaccaccacctccactaccacaggaactcctgagaccacaacctccactaccacaggaactcctgagacatccacctccactaccacaggaactcctgagaccaccacctccactaccacaggaactcctgagaccaccacctccactaccacaggaactcctgagactaccacctccaccaccacaggaactcctgagactacaacctccaccaccactcctgagaccaccacctccactaccacaggaactcctgagactaccacctccactaccacaggaactcctgagactaccacctccaGCACAACAGGAACTCCTGCGACTACCAcatccactaccacaggaactactgagactaccacctcgactaccacaggaactcccgAGACTACCATctccaccaccacaggaactcctgcgactaccacctccaccaccacaggaactcctgagaccaccacctccaccaccacaggaactccCGAGACTACCACCTTcaccaccacaggaactcccgagactaccacctccaccaccacaggaactcccgagactaccacctccaccaccacaggaactcctgagaccaccacctccaccaccacaggaactcctgagactaccacctccaccaccacaggaactcctgacactgccacctccaccaccaccacaggaactcctgagactaccacctccactaccacaggaactcctgagactaccacctcctctaccacaggaactcctgagactaccacctccactacTACTTCTGAGACCACAACCtgcactaccacaggaactcctgagaccaccacctccattaccacaggaactcctgagccCACCAcgtccactaccacaggaactcctgagaccaccacctccaccaccacaggaactcctgagaccaccacctccactaccacaggaactcctgagaccaccacctccactaccacaggaaatcctgagaccaccacctccactaccacaggaactcctgagactaccacctTTACTACCACAGAAACTActgagactaccacctccaccaccacaggaactcctgagactaccacctccactaccacaggaactcctgagaccaccacctccactaccacaggaattCCTGAGACatccacctccactaccacaggaactcctgagacatccacctccactaccacaggaactactgagaccaccacctccactaccacaggaactcctgagaccacaacctccactaccacaggaactcctgagacatccacctccactaccacaggaactcctgagaccaccacctccactaccacaggaactcctgagaccaccacctccactaccacaggaactcctgagactaccacctccaccaccacaggaactcctgagactacaacctccaccaccactcctgagaccaccacctccactaccacaggaactcctgagactaccacctccactaccacaggaactcctgagactaccacctccaGCACAACAGGAACTCCTGCGACTACCAcatccactaccacaggaactactgagactaccacctcgactaccacaggaactcccgAGACTACCATctccaccaccacaggaactcctgcgactaccacctccaccaccacaggaactcctgagaccaccacctccaccaccacaggaactccCGAGACTACCACCTTcaccaccacaggaactcccgagactaccacctccaccaccacaggaactcccgagactaccacctccaccaccacaggaactcctgagaccaccacctccaccaccacaggaactcctgagactaccacctccaccaccacaggaactcctgacactgccacctccaccaccaccacaggaactcctgagactaccacctccactaccacaggaactcctgagactaccacctcctctaccacaggaactcctgagactaccacctccactacTACTTCTGAGACCACAACCtgcactaccacaggaactcctgaaaccaccacctccactaccacaggaactcctgagaccaccacctccactaccacaggaaatcctgagactaccacctccactaccacaggaactcctgagactaccaccACTCCTaacacaggaactcctgagactaccacctccaccaccaccggaactcctgagactaccacctccaccaccacaggaactcctgagaccaccacctccaccaccactccTGAGACcgccacctccactaccacaggaactcctgagactaccacctccaccaccacaggaactcctgagactaccacctccactaccacaggaactcctgagactacaACTTCCACCACCactcctgagaccaccacctccactaccacaggaactcctgagactaccacctccactaccacaggaactgctgagactaccacctccaGCACAACAGGAACTCCTGCGACTACCAcatccactaccacaggaactactgagactaccacctcgactaccacaggaactcccgAGACTACCACCTTcaccaccacaggaactcccgagactaccacctccaccaccacaggaactccCGAGACTACCgcctccaccaccacaggaactcctgagaccaccacctccaccaccacaggaactcctgagactacaacctccaccaccacaggaactcctgagactaccacctccactaccacaggaactcctgacactgccacctccaccaccaccacaggaactcctgagactaccacctccactaccacaggaactcctgagactaccacctccactaccacaggaactcctgagattACCACCTCCACTACTACTTCTGAGACCAcaacctccactaccacaggaactcctgaaaccaccacctccactaccacaggaactcctgagaccaccacttccactaccacaggaaatcctgagactaccacctacactaccacaggaactcctgagactaccaccACTCCTaacacaggaactcctgagactaccacctccaccaccagaGGAACTCCTaagaccaccacctccaccaccactccTGAGACcgccacctccactaccacaggaacacctgagaccaccacctccactaccacaggaactcctgagaccaccacctccactaccacaggaactcctgagaccaccacctccactaccacaggaagtCCTGAGACCAcaacctccactaccacaggaactcctgagaccaccacctccactaccacaggaactcctgagaccaccacctccactaccacaggaaatCCTGAGACTACCatctccactaccacaggaactcctgagaccaccacctccaccaccacaggaactcctgagaccaccacctccaccaccacaggaactcctgagactaccacctccaccaccacaggaacccctgagactaccacctccaccaccacaggaacccctgagactaccacctccaccaccacaggaactcctgagactaccacctccaccaccacaggaactcctgagactacaacctccaccaccacaggaactcctgagactaccacctccacaaccacaggaactcctgagactaccacctccactaccacaggaactcctgacaCTGCCAcaacctccactaccacaggaactcctgaggctaccacctccactaccacaggaactcctgacactgccacctccactaccacaggaaatCCTGAGACCACCATCTCCACTatcacaggaactcctgagactaccacctccactaccacaggaactcctgagactaccacctccactaccacaggaactcctgagactacaacctccaccaccacaggaactcctgagactaccacctccacaaccactcctgagaccaccacctccattaccacaggaactcctgagccCACCAcgtccactaccacaggaactcctgagaccacaacctccactaccacaggaactcctgagaccaccacctccactaccacaggaactcctgagaccaccacctccactaccacaggaaatCCTGAGACTACCatctccactaccacaggaactcctgagaccaccacctccaccaccacaggaactcctgagaccaccacctccaccaccacaggaactcctgagactaccacctccactaccacaggaactcctgacaCTGCCAcaacctccactaccacaggaactcctgaggctaccacctccactaccacaggaactcctgacactgccacctccactaccacaggaaatCCTGAGACCACCATCTCCACTatcacaggaactcctgagactaccacctccactaccacagaaAATCCTGAGACTACCACCACTCCTaacacaggaactcctgagactaccacctccactaccacaggaactcctgacactaccacctccactaccacaggaactcctgagactacaacctccaccaccacaggaactcctgagactaccacctccactaccacaggaactcctgagactacaacctccaccaccacaggaactcctgagactaccacctccaccaccactccTGAGACCAcaacctccactaccacaggaactcctgagaccaccacctccactaccacaggaactcctgagaccactaccacaggaagtcctgagaccaccacctccactaccacaggaactcctgagaccaccacctccactaccactgGAAATCCTGAGACTACCACCACTCCTaacacaggaactcctgagacatccacctccactaccacaggaactcctgagactacaACCTCCACCACAACAGGAACTGTtgagactaccacctccaccaccGCTCCTGAGACCACAACCTCCCCTACCACAGGAACTtctgagaccaccacctccactaccacaggaactcctgcgattaccacctccaccaccacaggaactcctcagactaccacctccaccaccacaggaactcctgagaccaccacctccaccaccactcctgagactaccacctccaccaccacaggaactcctgagaccaccacctccaccaccactcctaagaccaccacctccactaccacaggaacccctgagaccaccacctccactaccacaggaactcctaagaccaccacctccaccaccacaggaactcctaAGACTACCATCTCCACCaacacaggaactcctgagactaccacctccaccaccacaggaactcctgagactacaACCCCCACTACCACAGAAACTCCTGAGATTTCCACCCCCACTACCACTACCACAGCAGCTCCAG GTCCTTGTGACACAAAACCATGTGGCCGTGGAAGCAGCTGTGAAGTTCGTGCTAATCAAACCTATGTATGCTTGTGTTTAGCTGGAGAGGTCTACAATTATGATACCAAAAATTGTGAGAATG CCAAGGTTTTCCCTGGACATTTGCAGCTGGCTCAAATATCATATGTGGATAGTATGAGTGACAAGACATCAAAAGTATTTATTGAGACCTCACAAAAAATAATTGATGAG GTGTCAAATATTTTCGGCAACTCTGAGGGTTACAGTGGGACTATTGTGCTGGAACTTCG ACCAATTCCAAGCAGCAGAGTTGGATCAGACTCAAAGGGGGTCAGTGCATCTATAGAGATCACCTTCAATGTAAATTCTGACATCACAGCAGAAGaagttgtaaaaaatataacCACCGCCAAAGAATGTGACAAGTGTTTATTTGCCAACTCAACTTTTGCCG aGACAGACCTGTGTAGTGTGAATCCCTGTGACGTGAAAACTACAATTTGCTCATCAATAAATGGATTGTATAATTGTACCTGTAAGGAAAGCTACATTAAGACGGACTACACCAGCAGAGTATGCATTG CTTGTCCCAGTGGGCAGCAAGCACAGGATTCTCTAAACTGTGTTAA TTGCCCATTTGGTTACTCTGGTTTGAACTGCAATGAAT CATGGCAGCTGGCGTTGGTAATCGCCGGCTCATTGCTCAGTGGACTGCTGCTTATCTCACTCATCATTCTGCCGATAGTGTCAATAAA ATCCAAGAAGACCTTCATTAATGACAATGCAGAAATTGGGAACCCTTACACCAATTTTACTGCCAGGGCACAACTGGGTATTGGAACATTAGCTAACAGCCAGGCACAATCGATTAATGGATCATCCTTAACCAGTCCTAGGGTGCATAAAATCCCACGAGCCAGAACCACCAGCTGGACCAACCAGGATATGTCTGGAATTTACAGCCAGCAAAACCTGATCTATGCAAACAGGAACTCG agGGTTTTTGACAACCGAGATGATATTCAGTCTCGATCTGAGACCGGTGACTATGGTCGAGCACGAATCCAGAGTCAACCTCAGATCAAGCCCTATGCAGAGAATCAGTCTCCGATCAACACATATGGACAGAGGAGAGGCCAGATCAACCCTTTCTTCAGGCACAATGAAAACAACTGA